CACAATCATGTAACAATGCTCCCATTGCCAAATATTCTAAATTCAAAAAATTATAACCGGCATTAATACCCATAATAATTGAAAGAATCGTTGTTCTTAAACTATGTTTATATAAAACCTCATTTTGTCGTTCTGCCTCTAAAAAATCTTGAATCGGTGATTTTTCTAACACCGAATATAATACTTGTTCAATTCTGCTGGCATTTTTACTGATTTTAACCGTACGATACTTATCAATATCTTCAATTAGCCCCGTTATCGAATTCACACATTCTTGTGCTTTCGCTTTTAATACCGGAAGATTTTCTGTAACTTCTTCTTGGCTCTCATCTTGAATATCAATAACACTAACTTTAAATTTTTGTAAGCCCTGAATATAAGCCTTTGTTAATTTAATACCACGGCCAATTAATATCATCCCTCTATTATCACAGATGGTTTGGCCACAAATCATGCCTTCTTTTAAATCTTCTAACGCTATTGGTGTGGACTTTTTTTCATTTAGCATCACCCAATCCCAATAATTCTAAAATTTCCTGTTTTTTCAGTGGTTTTGGTAAAATAGCTAGTACATCGTACTTTTTACAATCTTGTTGCACCGTTTTTTGATTGGCAATTGAACTGATAATAATAATTTTGACCTTCCGATCTAACAACCTAATTATTTTCAAGGTTGCCAAGCCATCTAAGACCGGCATTGTTATATCTAAAAAAATAACATCAGGCCGAAAGGTTCGATGTTGCTCTAATGCTTCTACCCCATTATAGGCTGAAATAATTTCTACATCTTCCATCCCATCAAAAACATGTTTAACACTAATAATTGACATTTTAGAATCATCGGTAATCAATACGCGCATAGTAGCCTCCATAAATCTCTTTAAGTCTCTTAATAATATTTAGTTATGATAAGTTAGCAAAAAATCAATATATATTATAATTATAGTTATAGCAAGACCTTTAATTTTTGCAGTACTCCTTTAATAATCAAAAGGAGTAAATTACATATATTTTACACTGTTTATATTAAAATAAAAAGACAAAAATAGACAATATTATGCTGATTTTACCTTATTATAGTACTTCGACAAACCATGCCTTAATCCTTTAGTCCTAGATAAGTATTTTCACCTTAATAAAAGCTCTTCATTATTGCAGGTTATCACTGTTTTATGTCGAAATAATTAGTGTTTGATATTCCAATTTAAGTTTAATTTTACCTGATATTAGTTGTTATTTTGTGAATATGGAGGGTTCTCAATGAGCACTTATAGTAATAAATTTTTAGAAG
Above is a genomic segment from Negativicutes bacterium containing:
- a CDS encoding HD domain-containing protein; amino-acid sequence: MLNEKKSTPIALEDLKEGMICGQTICDNRGMILIGRGIKLTKAYIQGLQKFKVSVIDIQDESQEEVTENLPVLKAKAQECVNSITGLIEDIDKYRTVKISKNASRIEQVLYSVLEKSPIQDFLEAERQNEVLYKHSLRTTILSIIMGINAGYNFLNLEYLAMGALLHDCGMGRFFKEDNEAHSFLGFLKIRNNAELDMIVAMICLQHHERFDGSGFPFQFKKTEIIEFARLVAVADHYDRLLMQQFTPREAVFDVLSGGGTLFDKTMVELFSSTMA
- a CDS encoding response regulator — its product is MRVLITDDSKMSIISVKHVFDGMEDVEIISAYNGVEALEQHRTFRPDVIFLDITMPVLDGLATLKIIRLLDRKVKIIIISSIANQKTVQQDCKKYDVLAILPKPLKKQEILELLGLGDAK